One Lachnospiraceae bacterium C1.1 genomic region harbors:
- the tgt gene encoding tRNA guanosine(34) transglycosylase Tgt, translating to MNHKYELITTDGRARRGRLTTVHGVAETPVFMNVGTVAAIKGAVSTEDLEGIGTQIELSNTYHLHVRTGDETIKKLGGLHKFMSWNKPILTDSGGFQVFSLAGLRKIKEEGVTFRSHIDGRKIFMGPEESMRIQSNLASTIAMAFDECPDAKSSREYVAPSVERTTRWLKRCKDEMQRLNSLDDTINKDQMLFGINQGAIFDDIRIEHAETIKDMDLDGYAIGGLAVGETHEEMYHVLDVTVPHLPQDKPIYLMGVGTPENIVEGVYRGIDFFDCVYPSRNGRHGHVYTHYGKLNLFNAKYEFDERPIEEGCNCPACRRYSRAYIRHLMKAKEMLGMRLCVLHNLYFYNHLMEEIRDAIDSHHYEGFRKEFLENIRSEENKK from the coding sequence ATGAATCACAAATATGAATTGATCACTACGGACGGTCGTGCGCGTCGAGGAAGGCTCACGACCGTTCATGGTGTGGCAGAGACACCTGTATTTATGAATGTCGGAACAGTTGCTGCAATAAAAGGGGCTGTTTCAACAGAGGATCTTGAAGGAATAGGAACTCAGATAGAGCTCTCCAATACATATCATTTACATGTCCGCACAGGCGATGAAACGATAAAAAAGCTTGGCGGACTTCATAAATTTATGTCCTGGAATAAGCCTATACTTACTGATTCTGGCGGATTTCAGGTATTTTCACTGGCTGGTCTTCGAAAGATCAAAGAGGAAGGCGTTACATTCCGCTCACATATAGACGGAAGAAAAATATTCATGGGTCCTGAAGAAAGTATGAGGATACAGTCAAATCTTGCTTCGACAATAGCAATGGCTTTTGATGAATGTCCTGATGCAAAATCTTCGAGAGAGTATGTTGCACCTTCGGTTGAAAGAACCACACGCTGGCTTAAGCGATGCAAAGATGAAATGCAGAGACTTAATTCACTTGATGATACGATCAATAAAGACCAGATGCTCTTTGGCATCAATCAGGGAGCTATATTTGATGATATCCGTATAGAACATGCGGAAACTATTAAAGATATGGATCTTGATGGTTATGCGATCGGAGGACTGGCGGTAGGAGAGACACATGAAGAAATGTATCATGTTCTCGATGTAACAGTTCCGCATCTGCCTCAGGATAAGCCAATCTACCTCATGGGAGTCGGAACACCTGAAAATATTGTGGAGGGTGTTTACCGGGGAATTGATTTCTTTGATTGTGTATATCCGTCAAGAAACGGTCGACACGGTCATGTTTATACACATTACGGAAAACTCAATCTCTTCAATGCAAAGTATGAATTTGATGAGAGACCTATAGAGGAAGGCTGTAATTGTCCTGCATGCAGACGCTACAGCAGGGCGTATATACGTCATTTGATGAAGGCAAAGGAAATGCTCGGCATGAGACTTTGTGTACTTCATAATCTCTATTTTTACAATCATCTGATGGAAGAAATCAGAGATGCGATAGATTCTCATCATTACGAAGGCTTCAGAAAGGAATTTCTTGAAAATATCCGCAGTGAAGAGAATAAAAAATAA
- a CDS encoding methyl-accepting chemotaxis protein: MKFFQNLKLVSKIMILIVIGIIGMLMLGITGINSIKKANADMDNMYNRKLTAIGLLGKERALLNLIKERTVEHILAPDDPKTETYLDEAVSEYKEIWPEYAVLGNMASNVTAYVSETEGHWDEFIADIEEIRSLCDNGKTDEAWEKYKEMDSGSAKSMSDSLSNLASLADSNAEILLEETNARSDLQFVMTIVMNMAALLVLLIFSFIIVKDINQTMKVFTIGCTKMKEGDFRLYTGKIDRKDEFGDLARTLEDMKASVGKLIHDVSAASEQIAASSEELAASADQSAMASGQVADSSQEVVSLIEGQQIAVKEGNESLERVNESVERVKAEAAKVAENSKTAAEHSLAGRDKVVATIDTIRHVEDIVNESSEMVDRLGERSEEIGKIVDTIASIADQTNLLSLNATIEAARAGEHGRGFAVVAEEVSNLANESQGATERIAALIKDIQEDTRLVVESMNAEREAVLEGTKSIENLSGVFENINSVVLEVSNQMNVVEESIDTMVSETVLIQTGVRAINKHSNKISDAMSTVSAATEEQSASTEEIAASSEALANLAQDQQNAISVFQY; this comes from the coding sequence ATGAAGTTCTTCCAAAATCTGAAACTTGTTTCAAAGATCATGATACTAATTGTAATAGGCATAATAGGCATGCTGATGCTTGGAATCACGGGTATAAATTCGATAAAAAAAGCTAATGCCGATATGGATAATATGTATAACAGGAAACTTACGGCGATAGGTCTTTTAGGCAAAGAGCGTGCGCTTTTAAATCTGATCAAGGAAAGAACTGTCGAACACATTCTTGCTCCCGATGATCCTAAAACTGAGACTTATCTTGACGAGGCAGTGTCTGAATATAAAGAAATCTGGCCTGAATATGCAGTGCTTGGAAATATGGCTTCCAATGTTACAGCTTATGTAAGCGAAACAGAAGGACACTGGGATGAGTTCATTGCGGATATAGAAGAGATAAGATCACTCTGCGATAATGGAAAAACAGATGAAGCCTGGGAAAAGTACAAAGAAATGGACTCCGGTTCGGCAAAATCAATGAGTGACAGTCTTTCAAATCTGGCAAGCCTTGCGGATTCAAATGCAGAAATTCTTCTTGAGGAAACTAATGCAAGAAGTGATCTGCAGTTTGTTATGACTATCGTAATGAATATGGCTGCATTATTGGTACTTCTTATTTTCAGCTTTATCATCGTTAAAGATATAAATCAGACTATGAAGGTATTTACTATCGGATGTACAAAGATGAAGGAAGGAGACTTCAGACTTTATACAGGTAAGATAGATAGAAAAGATGAATTCGGAGATCTCGCAAGAACGCTTGAAGATATGAAGGCTTCTGTAGGAAAGCTCATTCATGATGTCAGTGCTGCATCAGAGCAGATCGCTGCATCTTCTGAGGAGCTTGCTGCAAGCGCCGATCAGTCTGCTATGGCATCAGGACAGGTTGCAGATTCATCTCAGGAGGTCGTTTCACTTATAGAAGGTCAGCAGATCGCAGTTAAAGAAGGAAACGAATCTTTAGAGAGAGTAAACGAGTCGGTTGAAAGGGTTAAGGCTGAGGCAGCGAAGGTTGCAGAGAATTCGAAGACTGCAGCAGAGCACTCACTGGCAGGAAGAGACAAGGTTGTTGCAACTATTGATACGATCCGCCATGTGGAAGATATAGTTAATGAATCTTCTGAAATGGTTGACAGGCTTGGAGAAAGATCAGAAGAGATCGGAAAGATCGTTGATACTATAGCAAGTATTGCAGATCAGACAAACCTCCTTTCACTTAATGCGACAATTGAGGCTGCAAGAGCAGGAGAGCATGGAAGAGGATTTGCCGTAGTTGCTGAGGAAGTAAGTAATCTTGCGAATGAATCCCAGGGTGCTACAGAGAGGATTGCAGCTCTTATAAAGGATATTCAGGAAGATACAAGACTTGTTGTAGAATCAATGAATGCTGAAAGAGAAGCCGTATTAGAAGGTACAAAGTCCATCGAGAATTTAAGCGGTGTGTTCGAGAACATTAACAGTGTTGTCCTTGAAGTTTCGAACCAGATGAATGTTGTAGAGGAATCTATTGATACTATGGTAAGCGAAACTGTTCTTATCCAGACAGGAGTAAGGGCGATCAATAAGCACAGCAATAAGATCTCGGATGCAATGTCTACCGTAAGTGCTGCAACAGAAGAGCAGTCTGCGTCTACAGAGGAGATCGCAGCTTCCAGTGAAGCTCTTGCAAACCTTGCACAGGATCAGCAGAATGCAATTTCGGTATTCCAGTATTGA
- the yajC gene encoding preprotein translocase subunit YajC, producing MDLLLTNAAAGQSSIVMVVAYVVIIAAFFYFAMVRPQKKERQRMQALYESLAVGDSVLTNSGFYGVIIDISDDTVIVEFGNNKNCRIPMQKAAIAQVEKADEASAKDKD from the coding sequence ATGGATTTACTCTTAACAAATGCAGCTGCTGGTCAGAGCAGTATAGTAATGGTCGTTGCTTATGTTGTTATCATAGCAGCTTTCTTTTACTTTGCAATGGTTCGTCCGCAGAAGAAAGAAAGACAGCGTATGCAGGCTCTTTATGAGTCACTTGCAGTAGGCGACAGTGTGCTTACAAACAGCGGTTTTTATGGTGTTATCATCGACATCTCTGATGATACTGTGATCGTTGAGTTCGGAAATAATAAAAACTGCAGAATCCCTATGCAGAAAGCTGCCATTGCGCAGGTTGAAAAAGCTGATGAAGCGTCTGCCAAGGATAAGGACTGA
- a CDS encoding M15 family metallopeptidase, which translates to MRESIWQIKKFAGAHTRKLVCSVCASAMFICSASFCSIDSGTIKQDTVAAGTVYLETDGGMVSIDRMNDQDEEIESIQSANAAVISEEDSMSVSANDLADFDDISIGDKTYDEAENVSADKDTVIVDENGNVQDATYEDDWSLILINKKYLIPEDYAFEVATIKGAVRSDVRIVSYVKDLIQAAADDGVQLYICSPYRDMDKQEKLFEKKMRFYLKQGYDEAESYDLASQTVAIPGTSEHQVGLAFDFIMEDYQQLDEGFEDTEGGRWLKENAADYGFILRYPKGKEEITGIIYEPWHYRFVGVKAAKEIMARGITLEEYDKEIGLVD; encoded by the coding sequence ATGAGGGAAAGTATTTGGCAAATTAAGAAATTTGCCGGCGCTCACACGAGGAAATTGGTGTGTTCTGTTTGCGCAAGCGCTATGTTTATCTGTAGTGCAAGTTTCTGTTCGATAGATTCAGGAACTATAAAACAGGATACAGTTGCCGCAGGTACAGTTTATCTGGAAACTGATGGAGGAATGGTTTCCATAGACAGAATGAATGATCAGGATGAAGAAATAGAGAGCATCCAGTCAGCAAATGCGGCAGTAATAAGCGAAGAAGACAGCATGTCTGTATCAGCTAATGATCTTGCAGACTTCGATGATATAAGCATAGGAGATAAAACCTATGACGAAGCAGAAAATGTTTCCGCGGATAAAGACACAGTAATTGTTGATGAGAACGGAAATGTGCAGGATGCAACTTATGAAGATGACTGGTCATTGATCCTTATAAATAAGAAGTATCTGATCCCGGAAGATTATGCATTTGAAGTTGCAACTATTAAGGGCGCAGTAAGGTCTGATGTGAGAATTGTTTCTTATGTAAAAGATCTGATCCAGGCTGCAGCCGATGATGGAGTTCAGCTTTATATATGTTCTCCGTACAGAGATATGGATAAGCAGGAAAAGCTTTTTGAAAAGAAAATGCGTTTTTACCTCAAACAGGGCTACGATGAGGCAGAGTCATATGATCTTGCTTCTCAGACAGTTGCAATACCGGGAACAAGTGAACATCAGGTAGGTCTTGCATTTGACTTCATAATGGAAGACTATCAGCAGCTCGATGAAGGATTTGAGGATACTGAAGGCGGAAGGTGGCTTAAGGAGAATGCGGCTGATTACGGATTTATCCTTCGTTATCCTAAGGGTAAGGAAGAAATAACCGGCATAATCTATGAGCCGTGGCATTACCGCTTTGTGGGAGTTAAGGCAGCTAAAGAGATCATGGCTCGCGGAATCACTCTCGAAGAATATGATAAGGAAATAGGATTAGTAGATTAA
- a CDS encoding sodium:alanine symporter family protein, with protein sequence MEAFNAVLVSIDDFVWGIPLIVLIMGTGIFLTVRLGILQFRKLGLALRYMVSNEDTANGEVSSFGALCTALAATIGTGNIVGVATAVMAGGPGAIFWMVMAACLGMATKYAEGLLAVKYRVNKGNGRFLGGPFYYIENGMGRQWKWLAKCFAVFATCVGLMGIGTFTQVNGIASATKSFFDPDMLHKVNILGVDYSVVTVITSVIVAFFVALVVIGGIKRIANVSSVIVPFMAVIYVVVCTAILLFNFRAIPSAIVSVFEGAFGLRAAAGGAFGAMFVAMQKGVARGIFSNESGLGSAPIAAAAAQTEEPVRQGLVSMTGTFIDTVCICTLTGLTILVTGAYDISLAKGLEGVDVTSTAFLNGLPWNSSVGPFILMVCLVFFAFTTILGWDYYSERSLEYLFDNMMVVKIYRWLYIFAVLIGPFFTVSEVWTIADIFNALMAIPNLIALLALNGVIVSETKAYFAKIQNKKV encoded by the coding sequence ATGGAAGCTTTTAATGCAGTATTAGTGAGTATTGATGATTTTGTGTGGGGAATACCCTTGATCGTCCTCATCATGGGTACGGGAATTTTTCTGACAGTAAGACTTGGAATCCTGCAGTTCAGAAAATTGGGGCTGGCATTAAGATATATGGTCAGCAATGAGGACACCGCAAATGGTGAGGTCTCAAGCTTCGGAGCACTTTGTACGGCACTTGCGGCAACCATCGGAACAGGAAATATCGTTGGGGTTGCCACGGCAGTAATGGCAGGAGGACCGGGGGCGATATTTTGGATGGTAATGGCGGCATGCCTTGGCATGGCAACTAAATATGCAGAAGGTCTCCTTGCTGTTAAATACAGGGTTAACAAGGGAAACGGGAGATTCCTTGGAGGACCGTTTTACTATATAGAAAACGGAATGGGCAGACAGTGGAAATGGCTTGCAAAATGCTTTGCTGTATTTGCCACCTGCGTAGGACTTATGGGAATAGGTACTTTTACACAGGTCAACGGAATTGCCTCTGCCACAAAGAGCTTCTTTGATCCTGACATGCTTCATAAAGTCAATATTCTGGGAGTTGATTATTCGGTAGTAACTGTGATCACATCCGTGATAGTGGCCTTTTTTGTAGCTCTGGTAGTTATTGGCGGAATTAAAAGGATTGCAAATGTATCTTCTGTGATCGTTCCTTTTATGGCTGTTATTTATGTCGTAGTCTGCACAGCAATTCTGCTCTTTAATTTCAGGGCTATACCATCTGCAATAGTATCGGTGTTTGAAGGCGCATTCGGACTCAGGGCGGCTGCAGGCGGAGCGTTTGGAGCTATGTTTGTTGCCATGCAGAAGGGTGTGGCAAGAGGGATATTCTCTAATGAATCGGGACTTGGAAGTGCGCCTATAGCAGCGGCAGCGGCTCAGACGGAGGAGCCGGTACGTCAGGGGCTTGTATCGATGACAGGAACCTTTATCGATACTGTATGCATATGTACTCTTACAGGACTCACGATCCTTGTTACCGGAGCGTATGACATATCTCTCGCAAAAGGTCTTGAGGGTGTTGATGTGACTTCGACAGCGTTCCTTAATGGTTTACCATGGAATTCAAGTGTCGGGCCTTTCATACTGATGGTATGCCTTGTGTTTTTTGCATTTACAACTATTCTGGGCTGGGATTATTACAGCGAAAGATCGCTTGAATACCTTTTTGATAACATGATGGTCGTAAAGATTTACAGATGGCTCTATATTTTTGCTGTTCTTATAGGTCCGTTTTTTACGGTTTCGGAAGTATGGACAATTGCGGATATATTTAACGCACTGATGGCGATTCCGAATCTGATAGCACTTCTTGCGCTTAATGGTGTTATCGTGTCAGAAACAAAAGCATATTTCGCAAAGATCCAAAATAAAAAGGTCTAA
- a CDS encoding purine biosynthesis protein PurH, giving the protein MKSYLIKDTTKEEREEIVRESLGSMEGSCDGCMAGLAEMYQAYIDGKKELREINMEFRAHYVKNDDSEERKSCMMN; this is encoded by the coding sequence ATGAAATCTTATTTGATCAAAGATACAACAAAGGAAGAACGTGAAGAAATAGTGAGAGAGTCTCTCGGGTCAATGGAGGGAAGCTGTGATGGCTGTATGGCGGGACTCGCAGAGATGTATCAGGCATATATAGACGGAAAGAAAGAGCTTAGGGAAATAAATATGGAGTTCAGGGCTCACTATGTAAAAAATGATGACAGCGAGGAAAGAAAAAGCTGCATGATGAATTGA
- the leuB gene encoding 3-isopropylmalate dehydrogenase: MNFKIGCIPGDGIGPEIVREACKVLDAVGKKYGHEFIYTEIDMGGCSIDKHGVPLTDEAIEAAKASDAVLMGSIGGNTSTSPWYKLPPEKRPEAGLLKIRKSLGLFANLRPSYLYNELKDACPLREEVADAGFDMLIMRELTGGLYFGDRYTKEVDGVMTAVDTLSYNEKEIRRIAIKAFEVAEKRRKKVISVDKANVLDSSRLWRKIVNEVAESYPDVTVEHMLVDNAAMQLVKNPAQFDVVLTENMFGDILSDEAAQITGSIGMLPSASLNETKFGLYEPSGGSAPDIAGKNIANPIATILSAAMMLKYSFDLDKEADAIEEAVKTVLKEGIRTGDIMAPGCRKVNTDEMGSEIAARV; this comes from the coding sequence ATGAACTTTAAAATCGGATGTATTCCCGGAGATGGAATAGGACCGGAAATCGTAAGAGAAGCATGCAAGGTTTTAGATGCGGTCGGAAAAAAATATGGACATGAGTTTATTTATACTGAAATAGATATGGGCGGATGTTCCATAGATAAACATGGGGTGCCCCTTACAGATGAGGCAATAGAAGCTGCAAAGGCAAGCGATGCCGTACTTATGGGTTCTATAGGCGGAAACACCTCAACATCTCCCTGGTATAAGCTTCCGCCGGAAAAAAGACCGGAGGCAGGTCTTTTAAAGATAAGAAAGTCACTTGGATTATTTGCAAATTTAAGACCTTCATATCTTTACAATGAGCTTAAAGATGCATGCCCTCTTCGGGAGGAAGTTGCTGATGCGGGATTTGATATGCTCATAATGAGGGAGCTTACAGGCGGACTTTATTTTGGGGACAGATATACAAAAGAAGTTGACGGAGTAATGACTGCCGTAGATACATTATCCTATAACGAAAAAGAGATAAGAAGGATCGCCATAAAGGCATTCGAGGTCGCAGAGAAGAGAAGAAAGAAAGTCATTTCTGTCGATAAAGCAAATGTGCTTGATTCATCCAGACTCTGGAGAAAGATCGTAAACGAAGTAGCTGAAAGCTATCCGGATGTGACAGTTGAACATATGCTGGTGGATAATGCGGCAATGCAGCTCGTTAAGAATCCTGCACAGTTTGATGTAGTTCTCACAGAGAATATGTTTGGAGATATATTATCCGATGAAGCAGCCCAGATAACAGGTTCTATCGGAATGCTCCCGAGTGCATCTCTTAATGAGACAAAATTCGGTCTTTATGAGCCGTCAGGCGGATCTGCACCGGATATAGCCGGAAAGAACATTGCAAATCCTATAGCTACAATACTCTCGGCGGCAATGATGCTTAAATATTCATTTGATCTTGATAAAGAAGCAGACGCTATAGAAGAAGCTGTAAAAACAGTATTGAAGGAAGGTATCAGAACAGGAGATATAATGGCTCCGGGCTGCCGCAAGGTAAATACCGACGAAATGGGCAGTGAGATAGCAGCACGTGTCTGA
- a CDS encoding ATP-binding protein yields MRNALLDEYVNFRSHKIRWVLLNIIATIPGIMLNLIVAKSGLISVNAALYCVGSYLTAGMISPVSGMICSIVSVTINPMFKATLTTHIFTLISEIGILVMCRCIDKGWLRSIPKTLLIVLINTVFISFGIFSRFLIMGLSDDMSLLLPKGETVLETFNYVAPIQLVIMVILYLYFKKLPDMMLVKIPNGIYYVRDDDFHKKITTYRIKCRTHSIEKHMYYGVIIMLALMTFAAVFSFNSLYFSNYSKTESDAIITELYNTLKEQDKIFDTVSIDSAFDKRSPLLNWDDPNAAYKNVGFFIEFISMLLSIEILAISVSMTYLRNSLITPIISVASGAYKCTPDQNNINEAIDDSSLRILDIQTGDEIEALYNSILKMIAGFNHYVMRIYHEQQLMNELEVEKKAGKAKSEFLSNMSHELRTPINAVIGLDEMILRESNDEEILTLARDIKTAGKSLLGLINDILDFSKIEAGKMDIIPVNYDLSSVVNDLINMIKIRADKKNLELIIAVDSETPNMLYGDEIRLKQVITNILTNAVKYTEKGSVTLNISHEKLSPREINLLVSVKDTGIGMKEEDLGKLFTAFERIEEKRNRTVEGTGLGLNITQSLLNLMGSRLEVKSVYGEGSTFCFALKQTVLSDEPIGDINQAIRKSISPSELYHESFIAPEAEILVVDDTEMNLTVVKGLLKQTQVQIDTALSGFECLDMVKKKKYDIIFLDHRMPEMDGIETLQKFNELEDNRSAGTPVIALTANALSGARETYIDAGFADYLTKPIDYKKLEKMIMDYLPCGKVKPSDGTAVSSEDSSLPEWIFSLSDINAKEGLQNCGSEKTFLDALYNFYDAIDENSEKIESYYNEKDWHNYNIKVHALKSSARLIGADALSSRAFSLEVASEDDSPNEGFIKIHHSPTLKLYRSYKEKLAALKAKDDAAKDESMKEPISGEDLSEAFEGILELIESIDYETADELIRSLDDYVIPDESKDKYMQLKKYAAAFDWNAAAELLKS; encoded by the coding sequence ATGAGGAATGCGCTTCTTGATGAATATGTAAATTTCAGATCACATAAGATTCGCTGGGTATTATTAAATATCATAGCCACCATCCCCGGAATAATGCTGAATCTCATCGTTGCCAAATCCGGACTTATAAGCGTCAATGCAGCTTTATACTGTGTAGGTTCATACCTTACGGCAGGCATGATAAGCCCGGTTTCAGGAATGATCTGCTCTATTGTCAGCGTCACTATAAATCCAATGTTTAAGGCGACTTTGACAACGCATATTTTTACCCTTATCTCTGAAATCGGAATCCTTGTCATGTGCAGATGCATTGATAAAGGCTGGCTGCGCAGTATTCCCAAAACACTGCTCATTGTCCTAATTAATACAGTCTTTATTTCTTTCGGAATATTTTCAAGATTCTTAATCATGGGACTCAGCGATGATATGTCATTACTGCTGCCAAAAGGAGAGACAGTTCTTGAAACATTTAACTACGTTGCTCCGATCCAGCTTGTCATAATGGTCATTTTGTACTTATATTTTAAGAAACTGCCTGATATGATGCTCGTAAAAATCCCAAACGGAATATATTATGTCAGGGATGATGACTTTCATAAAAAAATAACCACATATAGGATAAAATGCAGGACACATTCCATAGAAAAGCATATGTATTATGGTGTTATCATAATGCTTGCACTGATGACCTTTGCTGCAGTATTTTCTTTTAACAGTCTCTATTTTTCCAACTATAGCAAGACGGAATCAGATGCCATTATCACCGAATTATACAATACCCTTAAAGAACAGGATAAGATTTTTGATACCGTAAGCATTGACAGCGCTTTTGATAAACGGTCTCCTCTTCTCAACTGGGACGACCCGAACGCGGCATACAAAAACGTCGGCTTTTTCATTGAATTTATCAGCATGCTCCTTTCAATTGAAATCCTGGCTATATCCGTAAGTATGACATACCTCAGAAACTCACTTATAACCCCCATAATAAGCGTTGCCTCAGGAGCCTACAAGTGTACTCCTGACCAGAACAATATAAACGAGGCAATTGATGATTCTTCTTTACGCATTCTCGATATCCAGACCGGAGATGAAATAGAGGCTCTTTATAATTCAATCCTCAAAATGATCGCCGGTTTCAATCACTACGTAATGCGGATCTATCATGAACAGCAGCTCATGAACGAGCTTGAAGTTGAAAAGAAGGCGGGTAAAGCCAAAAGTGAATTCCTCTCAAATATGTCCCATGAACTCCGCACGCCTATCAATGCCGTGATAGGTCTTGACGAAATGATACTCAGAGAAAGCAATGATGAGGAAATCCTTACTCTTGCCCGTGATATAAAGACAGCCGGGAAATCGCTTTTAGGGCTTATAAATGACATTCTTGATTTTTCAAAGATTGAAGCCGGGAAAATGGACATAATTCCTGTAAATTATGACCTGTCGTCAGTTGTAAATGATCTGATAAATATGATCAAGATCAGGGCTGACAAAAAAAATCTGGAGCTGATAATAGCCGTAGACAGCGAAACTCCTAACATGCTCTATGGCGATGAGATCAGGCTTAAGCAGGTGATCACGAATATACTTACCAACGCCGTAAAATATACAGAAAAAGGAAGTGTGACCCTGAACATATCCCACGAAAAGCTTTCTCCCAGAGAAATAAACCTTCTGGTAAGCGTTAAGGATACCGGTATAGGGATGAAAGAGGAGGATCTTGGAAAACTGTTCACGGCTTTTGAACGTATAGAAGAAAAGAGAAACCGTACCGTCGAAGGAACAGGACTCGGACTGAATATTACCCAGAGCCTGCTTAACCTTATGGGCAGCCGTCTCGAAGTAAAAAGCGTCTACGGTGAAGGCTCTACTTTCTGCTTTGCCCTGAAACAGACAGTTTTAAGCGATGAACCTATAGGTGACATTAATCAGGCCATCAGGAAAAGCATTTCACCATCTGAGCTTTATCATGAATCTTTTATCGCACCCGAGGCAGAGATTCTGGTCGTTGATGACACTGAAATGAACCTTACTGTAGTAAAGGGGCTGTTAAAACAGACTCAGGTTCAGATCGATACTGCCTTGAGCGGGTTTGAGTGTCTTGATATGGTCAAAAAGAAAAAATATGACATTATCTTCCTTGACCACCGTATGCCTGAAATGGATGGGATCGAAACCTTGCAGAAATTTAATGAACTTGAGGACAACAGATCTGCCGGCACGCCTGTCATCGCCCTTACGGCCAATGCACTGTCCGGTGCCAGAGAAACCTACATTGATGCAGGTTTTGCCGATTACCTCACCAAGCCTATTGATTATAAAAAGCTCGAAAAAATGATAATGGACTATCTGCCATGCGGAAAAGTCAAGCCCTCAGACGGTACAGCTGTCAGCTCCGAAGACTCCTCCCTTCCTGAGTGGATTTTCAGCTTAAGTGACATAAACGCAAAAGAGGGGCTGCAGAACTGCGGATCAGAAAAAACTTTTCTGGATGCCCTTTATAATTTCTACGATGCCATTGATGAAAATTCAGAAAAAATTGAAAGCTATTATAACGAAAAGGACTGGCATAATTACAATATCAAAGTACATGCCTTAAAAAGCTCGGCAAGACTGATAGGTGCCGATGCCCTGTCATCAAGGGCTTTTTCCCTTGAGGTTGCGTCCGAGGATGACAGTCCGAATGAAGGATTCATCAAAATCCATCACTCTCCTACACTTAAGCTGTATCGGAGTTATAAGGAAAAGCTGGCTGCACTGAAGGCTAAAGACGATGCCGCTAAAGATGAAAGCATGAAGGAGCCCATCTCCGGCGAAGATCTTTCAGAGGCATTTGAAGGGATCCTGGAACTTATCGAATCCATTGATTATGAAACTGCTGACGAACTTATAAGATCACTTGATGACTATGTGATCCCCGATGAGAGCAAAGATAAATATATGCAGTTAAAAAAATATGCAGCTGCGTTTGACTGGAATGCTGCCGCTGAGCTGCTGAAAAGCTGA
- a CDS encoding LysR family transcriptional regulator — MINYIKLIIEEGSITDAAKKLNISQPALSAKVKKIEEDYGIEIFRKNRRPLCLTEEGERYVKFFDEYELIEREFKHDISDLRNLKTGYIKIGGPQLYTIAFLPEAIERFRKLYPDVKIEIVNDSAPELSEMLMKRKLDLFVSNPGKKEKKFCYEAVADIELLLCVPKKFEINKKLKDYAIKDLHKKSDFKTADIKDFDGLPFAMLRSNQHMGASLRKILRDKEVEPSNIIETDQAITAYALTAAGTAISVMYDRALCYLGNEADDVCFYRIADRKISESIYLVHLDQPENPAVDEFVKCFRQVMDQ, encoded by the coding sequence ATGATCAATTATATAAAACTTATAATCGAAGAAGGCAGTATTACTGATGCTGCCAAAAAGCTGAATATTTCGCAGCCTGCCCTGAGTGCCAAGGTTAAAAAAATTGAAGAGGATTATGGAATAGAAATTTTCAGAAAAAACAGACGCCCCCTTTGTCTTACCGAAGAGGGCGAGCGCTATGTTAAATTTTTCGACGAATATGAATTAATAGAACGAGAATTCAAGCATGATATATCTGACCTTAGAAATCTTAAAACCGGATATATAAAAATCGGCGGACCACAGCTTTACACCATAGCATTTCTTCCGGAGGCAATAGAAAGATTCAGAAAGCTTTATCCCGATGTCAAAATAGAGATTGTAAACGACAGTGCCCCTGAACTGTCCGAAATGCTCATGAAGCGTAAACTGGATCTTTTTGTTTCAAATCCCGGAAAGAAAGAGAAAAAGTTCTGCTATGAAGCAGTCGCTGACATCGAACTTCTTTTATGTGTTCCTAAAAAATTTGAGATCAATAAAAAGCTTAAAGATTACGCTATAAAAGACCTGCACAAAAAATCCGATTTTAAGACAGCCGATATAAAGGATTTTGACGGTCTGCCTTTCGCAATGTTACGGTCAAATCAACATATGGGGGCATCATTAAGGAAAATTTTACGTGATAAAGAGGTTGAACCTTCTAATATCATCGAAACTGACCAGGCCATCACTGCCTATGCACTTACTGCTGCCGGAACAGCTATATCCGTTATGTACGACCGTGCTCTGTGTTATTTAGGAAATGAGGCCGATGATGTATGTTTTTACAGGATAGCCGACAGAAAAATCAGCGAATCCATTTATCTCGTACATCTCGATCAGCCTGAAAATCCTGCAGTTGACGAATTTGTCAAATGTTTCAGGCAGGTAATGGATCAATAA